From the genome of Flavobacterium sediminis:
ACAAAAAAATGGATAATTAGAATAATCGCTCCCGCAATAATACGATAATAACCAAACAATTTAAAACCATGTTTTTGTAAAAAGCCGATAAACGATTTAATAGCGATCATCGCTACAATGAAACCCACTACATTTCCGATGATGAGTAAATACGTCTGATCCTGTGTCAATTCAAATCCGGCTTTGTAATAATCGTATGATTTTTTTACCGTTGCGCCTAACATTGTAGGGATAGCTAAGAAAAATGAGAATTCGGCAGCAGTCGTACGCGATAATTTTTGTGTCATACCGCCTGCGATACTGGCTCCGCTTCGTGACACACCCGGGATCATTGCCAAACACTGGAACAAACCGATCTTTAAAGCCGTCAGATAAGAGATTTCCGTTCCGTCATCGTGACCGCCGAACCAATCGTCTACTTTTAATAAAATAAAACCGCCTATGATCAGTGAAACAGCAACCGTTATCGGGTTTTCCAATAAACCGTCGATAAAGTCATTCAGCAACAATCCGAAAAAAACTGCCGGAAGAAAAGCAACGAATAATTTATAATAGAAATCCAAACTTTGGAAAAAGCGTTTGAAATACAGAACAACTACTGATAAAATAGTTCCCAATTGAATAACGATAGTGAATAATTTGGTAAAATCGTCGTGAGCAATACCAAAAAAAGAAGAAGCTACGATCATGTGTCCGGTAGAAGAAACCGGTAAAAATTCAGTAATTCCTTCAATAATAGCTAAAATAATCGCCTGAAGTATATCCATAATGATCTTCGTGAAAATTAAATAGTAAAAAGTGGAGACTTAGTATTACTTATGGATCACCAATTACTTTTTATCTTTTTTAAAAATGGAATAAATAACAACACCAAAACCTGCTAAAACTACAGTAGGTGCTAAGCGGATTCTTCTGAAATTGAAGATTTCTTCACTGAAAACATTCGGATCATCACTGCCGCCACCGCTCATAAGTAAAAAGCCTAAAGCAATCATGGCTAAACCGATTAACAGAACAATATAGTTAGTTTTGCCAAATAAAAAATCTTCTTTGTGTGTAGGATTATCTTTCATTATTCCGGATCTTAAAAATTAATAAAGGTCGTCAGTTCTCAGGTTCAGGAAACGTTGCGTCGCAAAGAATGTGCTAATGGCAGTAATGACAATGCCTATTGAAAGAACACCGCCGAAAACAATGCCCAATGAAGCATAATCCTTAGCAATACCTAAACTCGGAAAATATTTATCGACATAAGTTACCAATATATATAGCGCAATAATCGCAAGTAGGGAACCTACCAGCCCCAGCTTGATGCCGCGCCAGATGAAAGGTTTGCGAATAAAAGCTTTAGTAGCCCCTACCATCTGCATGGTCTTGATCGTAAAACGATGCGAATAAATAGACAAGCGTAACGAGCTGTTGATTAACAACATGGCAATAGCGGCTAAGAAACCGCTGGCGATCAACATATAAAAACTGATCCTTTTAATATTGTCATTAACCAGATCAACCAATTGCTTATCATAGATAATTTCTGAAACGTATTCGTTCTTCTTAAACCCCGTTTCTATCTTTTTGATACTGTCTGCTATAACATAATCCCCTTTAAGGTTGATGTCAAATGAGTTTTGCAGCGGATTAAAACCTAAGAATTCCATAAAATCCTTACCCACAATATCTACATTGTTTTTAGCCGCACTGTCCTTTTGTACAAAAGCATACTCCTTGATAAAAAGAGAATTTTTTAATTCCGTGTCAAAAGCATTCAGGATACTGTCATTAGCCTCATTCATAAAAAAGACAGTCATCGGGATATTTTCTTTAAAGTCATTGGTAATCTTTTTTGAATTAATCACAAAAAGGCCTAAAGTTCCTAGTAAAAAGAGTACTAAAAAAATACTCAAGATCACAGAAAAATAAGATGAAATTAAACGCCTTTTTTGATAGTTTTCAAAAGATGAAGCCATAGTTTCCTTTAAATTATGCGGTAAAAGTAAAAAAGAATTTTGGTATATACAGAATATAACAACAAAGTTTTAACTTTAGTATTATAAAATGTAAATTTGCAGCTAAATTTTTAGCCGATAGTTTACAGTCGCAGTTTTCACGGAGCTACTGTAAACTGATAAGTGTAAACCGATAACTAATTAGCTGAATGAAATACCTTCACAACGAGATCGAAGCCAAATGGCGCAACTACTGGGCAGAGCATAAAACATTTGCAGCCTCTAATGATTCCGATAAACCTAAATATTATGTATTAGATATGTTTCCTTATCCTTCGGGAGCCGGCTTACACGTTGGGCATCCGCTGGGATACATTGCTTCTGATATTGTGGCGCGTTACAAACGTCATCAAGGGTTTAACGTGTTGCACCCGCAAGGATACGATTCGTTTGGATTACCTGCCGAACAATATGCGATTCAAACCGGACAGCATCCAGCCATTACAACCGAAACCAACATCAAACGCTATCGCGAGCAGTTAGATAAAATCGGTTTTTCATTTGATTGGGACAGAGAAGTGCGCACTTCCGATCCGGAGTATTACAAATGGACGCAATGGATCTTTATTCAGTTGTTTGAATCTTGGTACAACAACAAGTCCGATAAAGCAGAAAGCATTGCAACTTTAGTTCAGGAATTTGAACAAAACGGTAATACTGCTGTGGATGCGGTTTGTGCGGATGGTATTCCGGCTTTTTCTGCAACAGAATGGAATGCTTTTACAGCTGATGAAAAAGAACAGATCTTATTACAATATAGATTAACCTATTTGGCGGAAACTGAAGTGAACTGGTGTCCGGCTTTAGGAACCGTTTTAGCCAATGACGAAATCGTAAACGGTGTTTCAGAGCGTGGCGGTCATCCGGTAATTCGTAAAAAAATGACGCAATGGTCGATGCGAATTTCAGCGTATGCCGAACGTTTGTTACAAGGTTTAGAAACCATTGATTGGACTGAAAGTTTGAAAGAAAGCCAACGCAATTGGATCGGAAAATCAGTTGGTGCATCGGTTACTTTTAAAGTAATACCAACAACCAACAACCAACAACCAGCAACTATTGAAGTTTTCACCACACGTCCTGATACTATTTTCGGTGTTACGTTTATGACATTGGCACCGGAACACGAATTGGTGGCTCAAATTACTACTCCGGAGCAAAAAGAAGCCGTGGAAGCGTATATTGAAGCTACTGCAAAACGTTCGGAAAGAGAGCGTATGGCCGATGTAAAAACCATTTCGGGTGTGTTTACCGGAGCGTATGCCGAACATCCGATTACGAAAGAACCGATTCCGATCTGGATCGGTGATTATGTGTTAGCAGGTTACGGAACCGGAGCCGTTATGGCGGTTCCTTGCGGTGACGAACGCGATTATGCGTTTGCCAATTTTTTTAAAGGAACGAATGGCATGCCGGAGATCAAAAATATTTTCAATCAAGACATTTCAGAAGCGGCTTTTGCTGCCAAAGAAGGTTTTGAATTGGTTAATTCTGATTTTTTAAACGGTTTAGGGTATAAAGAAGGAACGAAAAAAGCGATTGAAGCTTTAGAAAATATCGGTGCCGGAAAGGCAAAAGTAAACTACCGTTTGCGCGATGCGGTTTTCTCTCGTCAGCGGTATTGGGGTGAACCCTTCCCGGTGTATTATGTAAATGGGTTACCAAAAATGATCGAGGCGAAACATTTGCCGATTCGTTTACCGGAAGTTGAAAAATACTTACCAACAGAAGACGGTCAGCCGCCATTAGGAAATGCAACCGAGTGGGCTTGGGATATTGAGCAGTGTTCAGTGGTTAGTAATGAGTTGATAGATAACGTGAAAGTGTTCCCGTTAGAATTGAATACCATGCCGGGTTGGGCAGGAAGTTCTTGGTATTGGATGCGTTACATGGATGCACATAACAAGAACGAATTTGCCAGCGAAGCAGCTTTAAAATATTGGGAAAATGTAGATTTATATATAGGAGGTAGCGAACATGCCACCGGACATTTATTGTATTCTCGTTTTTGGAATAAATTTTTAAAAGACAGAGGTTTTGCACCAACAGAAGAGCCCTTCAAAAAACTGATCAATCAGGGAATGATTTTGGGGAATTCGGCTTTTGTGTATAGAGTTTCAGGTAAAATAATAGAAGTAAAGTATATTGATAAAAATAAAACAGAAATTGTTAATTGGGATTTAACTGATTTAGAAATTGAAAATCATATTTTGATTTCAAAAAATATAATTTCTGAAAGAAAAGGTTTAGATGAATATGATAAAAAAACCATAGCTGAAAGTTTTGATGTTATATTGTTTAATGAAGAATTAGACGATTTTGAAAAAACAATATTTAACAACGTATCAAAAAAACAAAAAGAATTATTAATTGAAAATAAGGATACATTAGGTATTTGCTTAGTTAAATACCCAATTCATGTTGATTTATCATGTATTAACGATGTTACATCTGAATTAGATATTGAAAAATTCAAAACGCATCCTTTATATAAAGACTATGCAAATGCAGAATTTATATTAGAAGACAGAAAATACATCGTTGGTCGCGAAGTCGAAAAAATGTCGAAATCGAAATACAACGTAGTTAATCCGGATGATATTTGTGAAGAATACGGTGCCGATACCTTGCGTTTGTATGAAATGTTCTTAGGACCATTGGAACAAGCAAAACCTTGGAACACGGCTGGTATTACCGGAGTGTATGGTTTCTTAAAAAAACTATGGCGTTTGTATTTTGACGACAACGGTTTGAACGTTACAGACGAAGAACCAACAAAAGACATGTACAAATCGTTGCATAAAACCATCAAAAAAGCAACGGAAGATATCGAGAATTTCTCATTCAACACCTCGGTTTCTCAGTTTATGATCTGTGTAAACGAATTGGCACAACAAAAATGCCACCACAGAGCTATTCTGGAACCGTTAGCCGTTTTGATCTCGCCTTATGCACCACATATTGCTGAGGAATTATGGAGTGCTTTAGGACACGAAGGTTCGGTAGCTACTGTTGCCTATCCGAAGTTTGAAGCGAGTTATTTGGTTGAAAGCGCTAAAGAATATCCGGTGTCTTTCAACGGAAAAATGCGTTTTAAAGTGGAATTGCCTTTGGATTTGTCTGAAGAGCAGATTAAAGAGATAATTATGGCAGATGAAAGAACACAGGGACAATTACAAGGACGTGAACCTAAAAAAGTAATTATCGTTCCGGGTAAAATTATCAATATAGTCGGATAATAATTGATGTAAAATAATACGACAAGTTTTAAAGAAATCCCAATTGCTTTTGTTAAGTCATTGGGATTTTTTATTTTCGAAGTTATTGAATTTCAAAATCCATCAGAGATGAATAAAATAATTACACTACTGGTTCTGACGAGTTCCTTTTTTGCTTTTTCGCAGGAAGCAGATTCCGTTAAAATCACAAAAAGTCCTAAATTAGATTTCTATTGGGGAATTGGTATGCAGGTCAATTCATTTAAGCTGAACGATAAACTAAGAGCTTCCGGTGCGGCTGACATTAAGGAAACAATGCCTGAATTTTTATTAGGAGCCAATATATTCGGCGAACAGTTTTCGGGGATATCGAGTTCGGTTTTCTGTATTCTACGAATAGAGTAAACAATACCAAAAGTAAGTTACTGGGAGTAAACGTACGTTTAAGAGTTCATTACAATCTGATTAAAACGGAAAATATTGCCTTGACCACAGGTTTGAACCTAAGTGCAACAGGAAATAATGTAGACGTGTATGCTGCTAATAATGTGATTAACCTGAATGACTTAGATCCGATGAATAATAGTGGACATATTTCGTTGCGCAATCAGATATTTTATGTTGGTCCTTCAGCTTCATTTTATGCATGGAGAAATAAAACGTTTAAATTAAGACTGAACATTGCGTATGAATTTGCTTTCACAAACGGAAAATGGAAGTCAGATTATGCAGATGTTCATAATACCGTTAAGGAAATAGGAAATAATCGCTTTATACTTGGGCTAGTCATTCAGTAATCCAGAAAAAGAATCTGTCTATATTTATTTTACAGGATAAAATATCTATCATAAGATTGTTGAACCTGTATTTTTCAAATAAATATTGTTTTTAGGTTTTCGGGAGTCTGGGATTACAGCAGAATTTGTTTATTTCTTTAGAAATAATGCGTAATATGTTATAAATCTTTAATTTAGGTGAAAAAAACATGGTGGTTTAATTTTTTTTTTTTACATTAGATGAGTAATTTGATTTATAGATAAATGTAAGTTCTTTTTTAGAACTTATTTTTTTACTAACCGCCCCCAAAAAATCGCCGTTCTATGAAAAAATTTAGCTACGCACTTATTTTCGTTGTTACAATTTGCTTGTCTCCTAAAGTAGCCTTTTCAGGAGAAATTAAAGGAAATATTTTTACTGAGCACACACAGGCTCAGGCAAAGTTAGAGAGCCAGATACATACTGTGTTAGATCAATCTTTAAATTACAAAGATTATAAAGTGATCGACAAACAGGTAATGTCCCGTTTTAAAAGCGAACTCGAATCGTTTTTAAATCTGTCGGATCAAGTGCGTTCCGATTTTCAGAAAGAGATCAAAACAAAAGACAGTGAGATCAGTGCATTAGATGAAAGTTTGAAAAGTTTACAAGTGGAAACTTCAAAACTACGCAATGACAAACAGTCAATAGGTTTTTTAGGAATGTCAATTAATAAATATGTATATGTAAGTTCACTTTGGGCATTGTTCTTTGCCAGTTTATTAGTAATAGGATTTTTTGTGTTGAAGTTCATGAGAGCTAATGAGATTACCAAAAGTTCTAAAACCATCTTGAGTAATTTAGAAGATGAATACGAGGCTTTCAGAAGATCCAGTATTGAGCGGGAACAAAAACTAAGAAGAGAACTGTTTAATGAAATGAAAAAAGTAAAGGAGTTGAAACAAGCGTCCTGAAGTAGTTAGTTATAAGTTAAGAACAATTAAAAGCACGTAATTCACGTGCTTTTTTTATGGTAAGGTGTAACTTTTTTTGAAAAATACGTATAACAGGTAAAACAAACTGTCAAACTGACATTTGTAGATTTTGGTTTAAAATTTGATATAGTAAAGAAAAAAGAAAATTATGTTAGGATATTATATATTAATAGGAGGTATAGCCTTAGTGAGCTGGTTAGTAAGTAACCAATTGAAGAGTAAGTTTGAATACTATTCAAAAGTACATTTGCGAAATGGCATGAGCGGAGCAGAGATCGCTGAGAAAATGCTTCACGATAACGGGATTTATGATGTGAAAGTAATTTCAACGGCAGGTCGTTTAACCGATCATTACAATCCGGCTGATAAAACAGTGAATCTGAGTGAAGCGGTTTATAATCAGAGAAATGCTGCCGCTGCCGCTGTTGCTGCTCACGAGTGCGGACATGCCGTGCAACATGCTAAAGCATATCAATGGTTAGAAATGCGTTCTAAATTAGTTCCTGTTGTACAGATATCTTCATCCTTGTCACAATGGTTAGTGATCGGAGGACTTATTTTGGGTGCCGCATCAAAGACAGGATACGGATTTTATATTGCAGTGATCGGATTGATCATGATGGCGATTGCAACAGCCTTTTCATTGATTACCTTGCCGGTCGAATACGATGCGAGTAACAGAGCCTTAGCTTGGCTGAAAAGTAAGAATATGTTGAGCCAGCAAGAATATTCCGGAGCTGAAGATGCTTTGAAATGGGCAGCACGAACTTATTTGGTCGCTGCTATCGGAGCTATAGCTTCTTTATTGTATTGGGCTTATCAGGTTTTTGGTAACAGAAATTAGTAAGATAAAAATAGTAAAAAGCCCGAACATTAAAAATGTCGGGGCTTTTTTATGTTTCAACCGTTGTGGTCACAATTGGATCTGTCGGTCAATCTGTTGTTCTAACGAAATAAAAGTTTCTGTTCTGGAAACACCTTTGATGGACTGGATCTTTTTGTTGAGCAACTGCATTAAATGTTCGTTGTCTTTACAAATGATCTTAATTAAGATACTCCAGTTTCCGGTCGTATAGTGGCATTCTAAAACTTCAGGGATCTTTCGCAATTCCCGCACTGCTTCCGAATTACTGGAAGCTCTTTCTAAATACACGCCTACGAATGCCATAGTACTGTAACCTAAAACTTTGGTATCGACTACAAATTTAGAACCGGAGATTACACCGGCTTGCTCCAGTTTGCGTAAACGTTGGTGGATAGCAGCACCGGAAATACCGATCTTGTTTGCAATTTGCAGGATCGGTTTGCGAGCGTCTTCCATTAGGTCTCGTAAGATCTCTTTGTCAATGCCGTCAATTTCGATTTGTAACTGATTAACTTTCATAAGTTACATTTTTCATGTGAAATTAAAAATATACTATAAATATAAAACAAAAAATCCCAAATAGATACTAAATGGGATTAAATTATAGTGAAGTAAGCAAGAACTAACTGCTTACATTGTAAGGGTTGTATCCTAAATAAGGAACTTCAACTTCTTTAAATACAACACCATACTCTTCCAATTCTTTTAAAATAGGTTCGTATACCTCTTTACGAATCGGGATCTGAACCCGGGAGTTTTAATTTCTCCGTTTAATATTTTTAAAGTAGCAATAGCTACCGGTAGCCCTACGGTTTTAGCCATAGCAGTGTAGGTTTGGTCATCACCGATACAAACCATAGTAGCGTCAATTTGTTTTTTCTCACCGTCTTCAGATTCATAACCGAATTTATGGTACATAACGATCATGTCTTTGTCCTCCTGTTTTAAGGTCCATTTTTCCGAAAGGATCTTCTCTAAGATCTGAGCCGGAGTAGCATTTTTTAACCCGACTTTTTTTTCGGAGTTAAAAAGGTCTAATTCGAGTAGTTTGTCCCAGATGATATCGTCCTGATCGATTTTTTGTGCATGGCGCAATTTTATTTCTACCGTATCAGTCGGGTGATAGGGCAAGAAAGAATTGGTGAATTCACGATAAGACATGTTTTCAGAATTCTCCATGATGTATGAATCATCAGTCATTCCGAGTTGAACTAAAATATCCCATGCTCGCGAATAACCGACTCTTCTGATCGTTCCGCGATATACAGTTAAAGCATTGTCTAAGCCATATACACTGCGGTATTTTAGCGAATCTCTGTTGGCATAAGCCTCAAATCGTCCGAAGCCTTCGACTTCCAGAAATTCTGTTCTTCGGAACAGTTTGTTATAAGGGATATATTTATAAGTGCCTTCCTGTATGAACTTGGCAGTTCCGCCTTGTCCTGCTAAAACGACATTTCGGGATTCCAGGTAAATTTGTAATTCCAGAGATTATTATCACTTTCCGGAGCTACGAGTCCGCCACAAAAAGATTCAAAAAGGATCATTTTTCCACCTTGGTCGGTGATCTCATTGATGACTTTCATAGCACTCATGTGATCTATTCCCGGATCAAGCCCTATTTCATTCATGAAGATCAGTCCTTTTTCTTTAACCTCATGATCCAGATCCTGCATGGCCGGACTGATATAGGATGCCGTAACCATATTTCGACCTATTTTTAAACAGTCTTTAGCTACTTCCAAATGTAAATGAGCCGGAAGCATTGAAACAACAATAGTGGCTCTTGTAATTTCTTCCTGACGTTGCTTTTCGTTAAAAATATCAAAAGCAATAGCTCTGGCATTTTTATGACTACCTACTTTCTTACGAGCCAGTTCTTCTGATAAGTCGGCTATAGTAATGCTTAAACCCTCAGGTTCAGATTTATTTAAAAGGTATTGTATAAGTGAAGAAGCAGAGCGCCCCGCACCGATAACCAATATATTTTTCATGTTTAGTTTGTTTGTTGTGTAAAATATCACACGAATATACTAAAATGTTATATTTTTTAAAATTAAATTCCTGATAGATATCATTATTTAACAAATTTTATTTTAATACATTTGTCTAAAATTTTAATACATGGAGAAGAAAATCTTAGGCTTTGCCATTGTAATCGGGCTTTTAGCAATTGTTTTAGGAGCTTTAGGAGCTCATGGATTAAAAAAGTTTTTGTCTTTAGAGCAGTTAGCTTCTTTTGAAACCGGAGTCCGATACCAAATGTATCACGCTCTCTTTTTATTATTCGTAAGTCAGTTTCAGAATCTTGCAGTAAGCGATAAAGTGATCGTGTTTTATTTAGCAGCAATCGGTGTAGTCTTTTTTTCAGGTTCTATTTATGTATTGTCAACTTCTTCCATGACAGGAATAAAAGCAAAATTTTTAGGGCCTGTAACGCCTTTAGGAGGAGTTTTAATGATTGCTTCTTGGGGGTATTTGCTTTACGCAACCTTGTTAAAAAACGGCAATTAAAGCCTCTGTTAAAATTAAATTCATACTTTTGCAACTTTAAAATAAACAACATAACACTAATTTTATGGAGCAGTACACACAATTAGCGAAAACGATTTCGCTGGAAAAATACGGGATAAAAGACGTAGAAGAAATTGTTTACAATCCATCTTAT
Proteins encoded in this window:
- a CDS encoding undecaprenyl-diphosphate phosphatase codes for the protein MDILQAIILAIIEGITEFLPVSSTGHMIVASSFFGIAHDDFTKLFTIVIQLGTILSVVVLYFKRFFQSLDFYYKLFVAFLPAVFFGLLLNDFIDGLLENPITVAVSLIIGGFILLKVDDWFGGHDDGTEISYLTALKIGLFQCLAMIPGVSRSGASIAGGMTQKLSRTTAAEFSFFLAIPTMLGATVKKSYDYYKAGFELTQDQTYLLIIGNVVGFIVAMIAIKSFIGFLQKHGFKLFGYYRIIAGAIILIIHFFVKPLIII
- a CDS encoding DUF3098 domain-containing protein, giving the protein MKDNPTHKEDFLFGKTNYIVLLIGLAMIALGFLLMSGGGSDDPNVFSEEIFNFRRIRLAPTVVLAGFGVVIYSIFKKDKK
- a CDS encoding cell division protein FtsX, with the protein product MASSFENYQKRRLISSYFSVILSIFLVLFLLGTLGLFVINSKKITNDFKENIPMTVFFMNEANDSILNAFDTELKNSLFIKEYAFVQKDSAAKNNVDIVGKDFMEFLGFNPLQNSFDINLKGDYVIADSIKKIETGFKKNEYVSEIIYDKQLVDLVNDNIKRISFYMLIASGFLAAIAMLLINSSLRLSIYSHRFTIKTMQMVGATKAFIRKPFIWRGIKLGLVGSLLAIIALYILVTYVDKYFPSLGIAKDYASLGIVFGGVLSIGIVITAISTFFATQRFLNLRTDDLY
- a CDS encoding leucine--tRNA ligase — protein: MKYLHNEIEAKWRNYWAEHKTFAASNDSDKPKYYVLDMFPYPSGAGLHVGHPLGYIASDIVARYKRHQGFNVLHPQGYDSFGLPAEQYAIQTGQHPAITTETNIKRYREQLDKIGFSFDWDREVRTSDPEYYKWTQWIFIQLFESWYNNKSDKAESIATLVQEFEQNGNTAVDAVCADGIPAFSATEWNAFTADEKEQILLQYRLTYLAETEVNWCPALGTVLANDEIVNGVSERGGHPVIRKKMTQWSMRISAYAERLLQGLETIDWTESLKESQRNWIGKSVGASVTFKVIPTTNNQQPATIEVFTTRPDTIFGVTFMTLAPEHELVAQITTPEQKEAVEAYIEATAKRSERERMADVKTISGVFTGAYAEHPITKEPIPIWIGDYVLAGYGTGAVMAVPCGDERDYAFANFFKGTNGMPEIKNIFNQDISEAAFAAKEGFELVNSDFLNGLGYKEGTKKAIEALENIGAGKAKVNYRLRDAVFSRQRYWGEPFPVYYVNGLPKMIEAKHLPIRLPEVEKYLPTEDGQPPLGNATEWAWDIEQCSVVSNELIDNVKVFPLELNTMPGWAGSSWYWMRYMDAHNKNEFASEAALKYWENVDLYIGGSEHATGHLLYSRFWNKFLKDRGFAPTEEPFKKLINQGMILGNSAFVYRVSGKIIEVKYIDKNKTEIVNWDLTDLEIENHILISKNIISERKGLDEYDKKTIAESFDVILFNEELDDFEKTIFNNVSKKQKELLIENKDTLGICLVKYPIHVDLSCINDVTSELDIEKFKTHPLYKDYANAEFILEDRKYIVGREVEKMSKSKYNVVNPDDICEEYGADTLRLYEMFLGPLEQAKPWNTAGITGVYGFLKKLWRLYFDDNGLNVTDEEPTKDMYKSLHKTIKKATEDIENFSFNTSVSQFMICVNELAQQKCHHRAILEPLAVLISPYAPHIAEELWSALGHEGSVATVAYPKFEASYLVESAKEYPVSFNGKMRFKVELPLDLSEEQIKEIIMADERTQGQLQGREPKKVIIVPGKIINIVG
- a CDS encoding zinc metallopeptidase; this encodes MLGYYILIGGIALVSWLVSNQLKSKFEYYSKVHLRNGMSGAEIAEKMLHDNGIYDVKVISTAGRLTDHYNPADKTVNLSEAVYNQRNAAAAAVAAHECGHAVQHAKAYQWLEMRSKLVPVVQISSSLSQWLVIGGLILGAASKTGYGFYIAVIGLIMMAIATAFSLITLPVEYDASNRALAWLKSKNMLSQQEYSGAEDALKWAARTYLVAAIGAIASLLYWAYQVFGNRN
- a CDS encoding Lrp/AsnC family transcriptional regulator, whose product is MKVNQLQIEIDGIDKEILRDLMEDARKPILQIANKIGISGAAIHQRLRKLEQAGVISGSKFVVDTKVLGYSTMAFVGVYLERASSNSEAVRELRKIPEVLECHYTTGNWSILIKIICKDNEHLMQLLNKKIQSIKGVSRTETFISLEQQIDRQIQL
- a CDS encoding DUF423 domain-containing protein; amino-acid sequence: MEKKILGFAIVIGLLAIVLGALGAHGLKKFLSLEQLASFETGVRYQMYHALFLLFVSQFQNLAVSDKVIVFYLAAIGVVFFSGSIYVLSTSSMTGIKAKFLGPVTPLGGVLMIASWGYLLYATLLKNGN